The nucleotide sequence cggagagaaagcagctgctgagcaccagggagtgcagcccagggcctgctgcagctcctacCTGAtccaaagggcagagctgaaaGCCTTTCACTCCATTCAGAAAGCAAATCTCCACTCCCTGTTACTTATGGGGGTTATGCTtacactgctgctggggcttccCAGGGGCTGGTTGTGTTGGAGGACTGGCAAGATGGTTCCATACCCCTGAGCAACACTTTGGCAGGACAGCTGAAGGCCAGAGTGTGCATTCTGGCTTTGCCAGGAGTGCACAGTGTGACCTGGACAGCTCACGGGGTTCTTCTGTTCCTAAAAGCAGATcaattcctttcttctctccctctccttcgtGTTTTGTATTTAGAATGCAAAATGTTAGGGCCAAGATTCTGCCTCTGAAGGTGAGCTGTGCTTTGTATAGCCAGGCCAAACCCTGGCTGGTTCACCTCCCCTTCACAAGGCCATGGGGTTAaaagagaatcacagcatccttccagctgcagaagccctttcagctcacccagcccaaccagtCTCCAACtccaccagggctggggctaacccatggccctcagcaccacatctctgcctctctgaaacacctccaggcatgggcattcagccacctccctgggcagcctggggcaggctctgagaaccctttcagtcaagaagtttctttgctgtccaacctgatcctgccctggagcagctggaggcctTTGcttttgtcctgctgctgctccacaacAGTTCCATCTATCTGCACTGCAATTTGCAACCCACAGCAACACTTTCCTCATGCACCCAAACACCCTAGGGAGAatactgctgctgccttctttccTGGGCTCCAAGCCTGTGCCAGAGAGATCTGTGGCAGTCAGCTCTGCAACTTCCCCTCGGTCAGGGCCACAGAGGCTGCTCTTACCTGCAGCCGCTTGGTAGCTTGGCCCAGAGacctctccacagctttgatgCCGTTCTCcagcctcaggctctgctggcccTGCACGTCAATTTCGCCCTTCACCTTCTCGATCTTCTCCTTCACCTCCTCCTCGTTCACCTGGGACTCCTGCACCTCCcgctgcagcttctctgcctcCAGGCCGCTCTCCATGCTGTGGATCTGCGACAGGTAGTCCTTCAGCTTGCTCTCGCAGTCCAGgatcctctgcctcagctcctgcagctgctccttcagctgcttctcgtTCTCCTGCTCGATCTGCAGCTCGTTCTCCCAGAACTCTTCCTCCTCAATCTCCACTTCGTTCCTTTtgacctcctgctccagcttgaggatctcctcctccaggctggcgCTGTACTTCTGCTCCCAGTAGCGGATCTCGGCCTCGTTGGACTCCAGCTGCCTCTCGATGCCCTGCAGCCGCTCGCCCTGCAGCTGGATCAGCTTCCTCAGCTCATCCGCCGTGGCCCTGCAGCCGCCCAGCGCCTTGTGCTTGAGCTCGGCCTCCCTGCCCTTCCCGAAGATGTCCATCAGGCCCTTGGCGCCGCCGGTGAAGGTGAGGGACTTGCGCTTGGGCTCCCGCCGCTTGATGGCCTTGTCGGCGGGGGGCCGCAGCTTGGCCAGGGGCGGCAGGCTCTGCCGGTACAGCGAGC is from Dryobates pubescens isolate bDryPub1 chromosome 15, bDryPub1.pri, whole genome shotgun sequence and encodes:
- the RASSF8 gene encoding ras association domain-containing protein 8; this translates as MELKVWVDGVQRIVCGVTEVTTCQEVVIALAQAIGRTGRYALIEKWRDSERHLAPSENPIVSLNKWGQYASDVQLILRRTGPSLSERPTSDGGARVPERSLYRQSLPPLAKLRPPADKAIKRREPKRKSLTFTGGAKGLMDIFGKGREAELKHKALGGCRATADELRKLIQLQGERLQGIERQLESNEAEIRYWEQKYSASLEEEILKLEQEVKRNEVEIEEEEFWENELQIEQENEKQLKEQLQELRQRILDCESKLKDYLSQIHSMESGLEAEKLQREVQESQVNEEEVKEKIEKVKGEIDVQGQQSLRLENGIKAVERSLGQATKRLQDREQELEQLTKELRQVNLQQFIQQTGTKVTVLPADPVEVEAPHVELKREPPFQSGSLRRPGSSRQLPSNLRLLQSPLASGFNPEGIYV